TGCCCGAGAAATCCTGGACTCCAGGGGCAACCCCACGGTGGAGGTGGACCTGCACACGGCCAAGGGTAACACAGGCCCATTGAATGGGTTTACCTGGGAAGACCCCCAACTCCATCTGCCTTTGCCCCCCAACTCTATGCCACATCCACTCCTTTCTCTGGGATCCCCTCTCCCAGCCTGCTCCCCAGCAGGGAGCAGCACGAGTCTCTCTACACAGCCTCCTGCCCCTGGGCTCAGAGAGGAGACAATCAGTCCTTTGGGGGGGTGAATGGGACTGGCTCTCTGTGATCTTCCAATTCCTCCCACCTCAGGCCGATTCCGAGCAGCTGTGCCCAGTGGAGCTTCCACAGGTATCTATGAAGCTCTGGAACTAAGAGATGGAGACAAATCTCGCTACCTGGGGAAAGGTGAGGAAAGACCAATGGGGTGGTTTCAGGACGTGGTATGCGATGTCTGCACAGGGTAGAGGATGGGAACCCAAAGCTCTTGAGGAGCTGGGGGCCACGGGAAGAGACCTAATTGAATAGAAGATCTGAACCCCCTGCTTTGGCCTCTAGGGGTCCTGAAGGCCGTGGAACACATCAATAAGACTCTAGGCCCCGCACTGCTGGAAAAGGCAAGTGGAGGaccctctctccccctcacctGCTACCTGGTCCCAAGCAGCTCAGGCTTGGCCAACCATCCCATCTGCCCCAAATACCTGCACTTCTCTTTCCTCCAGCACATGCCCTGACTCCTGAGAAATCTAACCTCTGTTCTCCCCTCCTCAAACCTGCCCTTCCAGAAACTAAGCGTGGTGGATCAAGAAAAAGTTGACAAATTTATGATTGAGCTGGATGGGACAGAGAATAAGTGTGAGTGAAGGGCTAGGGACAGGGGACGGAATGGgctgtgggaggggcaggggagagaccGCGGACTGAGGTCTGGTTAGGATTATTTCTGTGTCTCGCATTTTGGGGCGCACCATAACTGGCTGGATTTGTATTCATCGCACAGGCATTTCCTGATGCCTGCTCTGTGCGAGGCTTGGGCCAGGCTGTGGACACAGCCGTGAAGCCGACACATTCCCCTGGGCTGGGTGTTCCCagagcacctcaggctgttgGGGAGAGATCTGTTAACAAACTCAGTGCCCAGTGGTTTGGAGTTCTGGATTCTTTCTGGGGTGACCAGAAGGGATGTTCTAGGAGCTGACCCTAAACCCTGTGTGAGGCGCTCTCACACTTTCTTTGTACTTGCTTCCTCCAGCCAAGTTTGGGGCCAATGCCATCCTGGGTGTGTCCCTGGCCGTGTGCAAGGCCGGAGCAGCTGAGAAGGGGGTCCCACTCTACCGACACATTGCAGATCTCGCCGGGAACCCAGACCTGATCCTCCCGGTCCCTGTGAGTGCAGCTGCCCCGCCGCATCCCACGGTGACCCCACCCAGCAGGGAGGGCATAAGCAGCCCCTGGAAAGTCCACCTTTCAGACCCAGCTCCAAAGAAATGGTTTTCTGAAATGGAACCTCTCCTGCTGCGGTCCAGCCCTCCTCCTTTCCCACAATCCAAACCTTCCctttaacctctctctgcctctttcccttGATGTAACCGGGTTCCTTCACATTCCAATCCCAGGCTCAGTAACTCCAATTTCTCATTCTGCCCTATGCCCCAACCCCAAATCAGATCGAGAGCTTCTTCATGGCAAAGAtcttggcattttatttttgtatcttctttaatacTTATCAAACCAAATTTGCTCTTTATGGAAATCCTTTGAATTTCATTGCAATAATAATGTTACCATTTATTGTTACTTACTGGCTAGATTGTAtaagagcctgagctctggagacAAGCTGCTGGGTTCGAATGCTGGTTTTGTCCCTTTACTAGttgtgtgattttaggcaagtttatttaatctctctgtgcctcagtttccttagctgtaaagTGAGGGATAATAAATTGTACCTAGTTACAGGGTAgttttgagaatgaaatgagccaataaaatatatgtaaagcacttagagcagtgcctggcctGTAGTAAGTGCCATATGCCATATCAGTGTTAGCTGCTACACCAGGCACAGGCTAAGAACTTAACATCCAGTTGCTCTAATTTAACACATAAGATCCTGCAGGTAAGCAGGTGGTGTCCCCATGTTATGGAAATGAGGAAGGAGTCTCTGAGGAGTAAAATTATTCATCCTAGACCATTCAGTAAGTAGGGGATCCAAGATTCCACCTCGATGCCCAGGTCTAAGCaccctctccccatctcaggCCTTCAATGTGATCAACGGGGGCTCCCATGCTGGAAACAAGCTGGCCATGCAGGAGTTCATGATCCTGCCCGTGGGAGCCAGATCCTTCAGGGAAGCCATGCGCATCGGTGCCGAGGTCTACCACCACCTCAAGGGGGTCATCAAGGCCAAGTATGGGAAGGACGCCACCAATGTGGGTGATGAGGGCGGCTTTGCACCCAACATCCTGGAGAACAATGAAGGTCAGTGTGAGCACTCGGAAGGGCAGAACCCCTGGGTCCCCATGGAGACGGGGTGCACCGGAGCCTCAggtcctctctttccctcccccagccctggagcTGCTGAAGACCGCCATCCAGGCGGCTGGTTACCCCGACAAGGTGGTGATTGGCATGGATGTGGCGGCGTCTGAGTTCTATCGCCACGGAAAGTATGATCTTGACTTCAAGTCACCTGATGACCCCGCACGGCACATCACTGGGGAGAAGCTGGGGGAGCTGTATAAGAGCTTCATCAAGAACTATCCGGGTGAGACCCTGGATGTTCCGTCGCTCCTGCTTGAGTCTCCAGCAGCTGCCCTACATGCCGGCTTCGGCATCTCCACTGCCACCAACTCAGTCTTTCCGATCCTTAGCGCCACTGCAATCTCCACCCAAACTCTTCTGACCTGTCACTCCCCTGTGAGGCCCTTCTGACCTTTAACCCGAATCTGCTCCCCTTTCCCACCAGTGGTCTCCATCGAGGACCCTTTTGACCAGGATGACTGGGCTACCTGGACCTCATTCCTCTCGGGGGTCAACATCCAGATCGTGGGGGATGACCTCACAGTCACCAACCCCAAGAGGATTAGCCAGGCCATTGAGAAGAAGGCCTGCAACTGCCTGCTGCTGAAAGTCAACCAGATCGGCTCAGTAACCGAATCCATCCAGGCGTGAGTGCCTCTGGCCCTCATGGCCTCCCTCCACCCATACCCAGTCTAGCTACAGTATTGCTCACTAACTCCAAGTCTGACTATCCCTTGGCTCCTGACCCACCCCACCCTTTCGACCTCAAGGCTTTAACTCTTGACCTCACCCCAAGAGCTTTGCCATTGTTGCCTTGCCATGCCTCATCCCCACCCTGACCCTATGCCATCCCTGTCTCCCAGAttctgcttcttcccactagcaTTCAGGAGCCCAAATTCAAGATCAAGaatctccccttctctcctgcttcccaAAGAACTTAGTCATCACCCTCCCCTGAAATCTCCCACTCCCCAAAACAGAAGGGAAAAGCCCCAGCTAGCCCCTGGCTTTCCCACTGAGGAGGTCCCACCGGACCTTATTGAGTGTCCTCTCCACCTAGCTGCAAACTGGCTCAGTCTAACGGCTGGGGGGTGATGGTGAGCCACCGCTCCGGGGAAACCGAGGACACGTTCATCGCTGACCTCGTGGTTGGGCTCTGCACAGGACAGGTACTCGTGGCCCCCCTCCTGCCGACTGAGTTTTCTTGGGATCCCTGGCCTCCTGCCCTGGAGTTGAATGCCACCACAGGCTGCTCCCTCAGGGCCAGGCCCAATCCCTCGTCCCTGGTCTCACACAACTCCTGGAattcctcttccctcttcagATCAAGACTGGTGCCCCCTGCCGCTCAGAGCGTCTGGCCAAATACAATCAGCTCATGAGGTACAGTGGGTGCAGCAGGCCTGGGTGTAAGGAGCTGAGGGCTCTTGGGTGGGAATATCACAGCCCTGACTTGGTCTGTCTTCCAGGATTGAGGAGGCTCTCGGGGACAAGGCTGTTTTTGCTGGACACAAGTTCCGTAACCCAAAGGCCAAGTGAGAAGCTGGAGGCCCCAGGATTCCACGGGACAGATCTAGGCCTTCAAGCTCTTCCTCCTGAAATAAACATTGGTGCCAACCAAGGCAGTGTGGCCTGCTCgtttgtgggagggagggagacgctgGTCTCTGGGCTGGATGAGACAGGAGGTGAAGAAGTAGGGGCAGGAAGGGAAAACGGACAGGGAACCTGCTGGGACAAGGAGGATGTGAGGGACTGGCCAGAGAGAAAGTTGGGCTGGATCTAGAACCACAAAGCTCACAATATGGAAGGAGGCTGGGGGAAGCAGGTGTATTA
Above is a genomic segment from Phocoena sinus isolate mPhoSin1 chromosome 20, mPhoSin1.pri, whole genome shotgun sequence containing:
- the ENO3 gene encoding beta-enolase, with amino-acid sequence MAMQKIFAREILDSRGNPTVEVDLHTAKGRFRAAVPSGASTGIYEALELRDGDKSRYLGKGVLKAVEHINKTLGPALLEKKLSVVDQEKVDKFMIELDGTENKSKFGANAILGVSLAVCKAGAAEKGVPLYRHIADLAGNPDLILPVPAFNVINGGSHAGNKLAMQEFMILPVGARSFREAMRIGAEVYHHLKGVIKAKYGKDATNVGDEGGFAPNILENNEALELLKTAIQAAGYPDKVVIGMDVAASEFYRHGKYDLDFKSPDDPARHITGEKLGELYKSFIKNYPVVSIEDPFDQDDWATWTSFLSGVNIQIVGDDLTVTNPKRISQAIEKKACNCLLLKVNQIGSVTESIQACKLAQSNGWGVMVSHRSGETEDTFIADLVVGLCTGQIKTGAPCRSERLAKYNQLMRIEEALGDKAVFAGHKFRNPKAK